The following are from one region of the Cytobacillus firmus genome:
- the queG gene encoding tRNA epoxyqueuosine(34) reductase QueG, with protein sequence MDFGQFKQEVIEYSKTIGIDKIGFTTAGTFDEMKNRLIRQQELHYQSGFEEPDIEKRVNPGLLMDKPRSIISIAVAYPSKMKVRVVSKRGERRGIFCRASWGKDYHHILRERLQKLEEFIQSRIPDAICKSMVDTGELVDRAVAQRAGIGWSGKNCSIITPEFGSYVYLGEMITNLPFEPDKPMEDKCGSCNKCVEVCPTGALIQGGQLDAQKCIAFLTQTKGFLAEPYREKLGNRLYGCDTCQTVCPENKGKDFHLHDEMEPDPEVAKPLLRPLLFISNREFKEKYGPVSGSWRGKKPIQRNAIIALAHYKDETAAEDLIKVMKEDPRPVIRGTAAWALGKIGGEKSMPALKQALQQEKDGEVIAEIEKGLSFFEQ encoded by the coding sequence AATTCAAGCAGGAAGTGATTGAATACAGCAAAACAATTGGCATTGATAAAATTGGTTTTACGACAGCTGGTACTTTTGATGAAATGAAAAACAGGCTGATTCGCCAGCAGGAGCTTCACTATCAGTCAGGATTTGAGGAACCTGATATTGAGAAAAGGGTGAATCCCGGCCTGCTAATGGATAAGCCCAGATCTATTATCTCAATTGCTGTTGCTTACCCTTCCAAAATGAAGGTCAGGGTTGTCAGCAAAAGAGGTGAAAGAAGGGGAATTTTCTGCCGGGCTTCATGGGGGAAAGACTATCATCATATCCTGAGGGAACGTCTTCAGAAGCTTGAGGAATTCATTCAGTCAAGAATTCCTGATGCGATTTGCAAATCCATGGTGGATACAGGTGAGCTGGTGGATCGGGCCGTTGCCCAGCGTGCGGGAATCGGCTGGAGCGGAAAAAACTGTTCCATCATCACACCGGAATTCGGATCGTATGTTTATCTCGGAGAAATGATAACAAATCTGCCTTTTGAGCCTGATAAGCCAATGGAAGACAAATGCGGAAGCTGCAATAAATGTGTTGAGGTCTGCCCGACAGGGGCTTTAATTCAGGGAGGCCAGCTTGATGCACAGAAATGCATTGCCTTTTTGACACAGACAAAGGGCTTTCTCGCAGAGCCATATAGAGAAAAGCTGGGGAACAGGCTTTATGGGTGCGACACCTGTCAAACCGTTTGTCCTGAAAATAAAGGCAAGGATTTTCATCTGCATGATGAAATGGAGCCGGATCCGGAAGTGGCAAAGCCGCTTTTAAGGCCGCTTCTTTTTATCAGCAACCGTGAGTTCAAAGAAAAATATGGCCCGGTCTCAGGTTCCTGGAGAGGGAAAAAGCCGATCCAGCGAAATGCCATCATCGCCCTGGCTCACTACAAAGATGAGACAGCGGCAGAAGACCTGATTAAAGTTATGAAAGAAGATCCGAGGCCGGTGATCCGGGGAACGGCCGCATGGGCACTCGGGAAAATAGGCGGGGAAAAATCAATGCC